The nucleotide sequence GCTCAAATTTGACCTGTGATATTAGATTAGAGTGAGCGGGAATGGTGTACAAGgacttcttcttcctcaagTCCCAAATACGACAAGTGTTATCTTCACCACCGGTGGCTAAATGATATCCATTGGGAGAAAAACTGATGCCAAGAatctaaaaatgaaattcaagaaTGGTCAGCCTTACAAATATTGATGGAAAAACAGATAGAAAGATGGATAAAAGAGAAGAGGGCAATCCTTGATATCTTACCGATTTGACATGACCTTCTAGTGCAAGAACACTTCTCCCAGTTCGAAGGTCCCATACACGAGCCAGAGCGTCTAGTCCACAAGACGCAGCTAACGATCCATCATGATGGAAATCCAAACCATATACACTTCTACTATGGCCTtcttgaagaagcaactcctcTTCTGTTTCAACATCCCATAACCTCCATGTCTTGTCATAGCTAGCAGTGCCCAAGTACTTCCCTGATGGATGGAAGGCAATGCGTGCAAGACGTTCAAGATGACCCTTAAATGTTCCCAAAAGAGCTCCTTgatcattccaatactttgCTGTCCGGTCAGCAGAGGCAGTTGCTAAATGATTTTTGTGCACAGGAGAATAAGCAACATCAGTAGCACGCTGGGTGTGCCCCTTCAAGGTAGAAACTTTTTTAACATTAGGCATGCTCCACAACTTGGTAGCTCCAGTGAAAGaactagaaaagaaaaaaagccaTTAGAAGATTAGACAAGGCAAGTAAGATAGAAAATTAAACCTTAAGCTGCACAATTTGCAAAAAAAGACATACCAGGTAGCAAGCCCTTTTCCATCCCGGGAGAACGAGCAACCAGTAAGTGGTCGATCATCACCGATTTCACTGAATTCAAGATTCAAATTCGCTGCCTGCTTCAATGTCCAATCTATCTCCGCATCCACATCTTCATCCGGATCCTCTCTTCTTCTCTGGGCACGTTGAATCCGCAATGCGGCCTTTACTAAAGAATATTTCGCAATATCAATCCTTGCATCAAGGAGAGACTTTGACCCTTCAGTGTAAAAAGGATACTCTAGATCATCCTCGGCCTCATCTTTTGGAGCAGAAGTTGCAGCCTCTTCATCCTCAAGAGCTTTCATTAGCTTTTCCAGCTGACCATCAGCATCCAGCTTTGCCATAATCATCCGCAACCTATCTCGTCTCTCCATCTCCCTCTCACCAAAGAGAGTAATCGGCTCACCAAGATGGCGAAGACGGGCCCTGACTGCCATGTCATTGGTGGGAACAGCAAGAGCAGCAGCTCGCCTCCTCATCATAAGGTCTTGCATGGCTTTCTCATGCCGCTCCCTCACCAGTCTACTCTCTTCTGATATCTCATACTCCCCAGTACCCTTATTAATTCTGGTGTCTGCACCATCATCATCGTCCGAATCAGAATCACTAGACCCAACCTCGCCATTTTGCGGTATCGGCGGCCTAATAACCAGTGGGCGCATTGGGAGCGGTGCCAGAGGTCGGACAAGAGAGGAAGGAGCTGTAGGAATTGGAGCCAGAGATGGCAAGACAGGAGTAATAACCGGTGGTTGAGTTGGCTGGGACGAAACTAGAGGGTTTTGATCTTGAACATCAGAACCAGGTACAGACGATTCAGTCGTTGTTGAATTTTCCATCTCCACTTCCATGATTCCTAgcaaagaaattaaacaaaatcttaaaattttgtaaaaccaaactatagcacattaattaaaaacaaaagtgtTGTAATATCGTGAAAGAACCAGAATTACAAAAGCAAAAAGAATGcataaaggaatagaaaatccTAAGTAGCATAGAAAAATCCTTATActaattaatcaaatatatgttttgaaagtGGAATAATTC is from Medicago truncatula cultivar Jemalong A17 chromosome 1, MtrunA17r5.0-ANR, whole genome shotgun sequence and encodes:
- the LOC25479578 gene encoding U4/U6 small nuclear ribonucleoprotein PRP4-like protein, whose protein sequence is MEVEMENSTTTESSVPGSDVQDQNPLVSSQPTQPPVITPVLPSLAPIPTAPSSLVRPLAPLPMRPLVIRPPIPQNGEVGSSDSDSDDDDGADTRINKGTGEYEISEESRLVRERHEKAMQDLMMRRRAAALAVPTNDMAVRARLRHLGEPITLFGEREMERRDRLRMIMAKLDADGQLEKLMKALEDEEAATSAPKDEAEDDLEYPFYTEGSKSLLDARIDIAKYSLVKAALRIQRAQRRREDPDEDVDAEIDWTLKQAANLNLEFSEIGDDRPLTGCSFSRDGKGLATCSFTGATKLWSMPNVKKVSTLKGHTQRATDVAYSPVHKNHLATASADRTAKYWNDQGALLGTFKGHLERLARIAFHPSGKYLGTASYDKTWRLWDVETEEELLLQEGHSRSVYGLDFHHDGSLAASCGLDALARVWDLRTGRSVLALEGHVKSILGISFSPNGYHLATGGEDNTCRIWDLRKKKSLYTIPAHSNLISQVKFEPQEGYFLVTASYDMTAKVWSGRDFKPVKTLSGHEAKVTSLDVLGDGGYIVTVSHDRTIKLWSSGTTSEHAMDVD